The Morganella morganii sequence AAAATCACCTTGCTGAAATGTGCGAATGTCCATACCGTTACCTGTCTGCCGGTTGTCTGCCCGTGTCCGTGACGGAACGGGTGTGATATCTTATAAAAACAAAATGATATACTAAAGTTTATCAGCAGCTCAATGGTCGTGATGTAATGAATATCCCTGATAGTGACAGTGTTAAAGATTTTTTTTCTCAGATTACAGGATTCCCTCTGCGGACAACTCGCCGCCTGTGACGGCGGTGCTGAGTTCAGCGAAGATAAGTGGCAGCGGGAATCCGGCGGCGGCGGACGCAGCCGGGTACTGAAATCCGGCGCACTGTTTGAACAGGCCGGTGTCAATTTTTCACATATCAGCGGGGACAACCTGCCGCCGTCTGCCACGGCACACCGCCCGGAGCTGGCCGGGTGTCACTATCAGGCCATGGGCGTTTCTCTGGTACTTCATCCGCATAATCCGTATGTCCCGGCCGCACACGCCAACGTGCGCTTTTTTATTGCCGAAAAAGCCGGCAGTGACCCGGTCTGGTGGTTCGGTGGCGGTTTTGACCTGACTCCTTTCTATCCTTTCACAGAAGATGCCGTACACTGGCACAGTGTCGCCCGGGATATCTGCACGCCGCTGGGCGAAGATGCCTGGCCGCGTTATAAAAAATGGTGCGACGACTATTTTTATCTGAAACACCGCAGCGAAGCGCGTGGTATCGGCGGCCTGTTCTTTGATGATCTGAATAAACCCGGTTTTGAGGAATGCTTTGCCTTCACACGGGCTGTCGGCAACGGCTTTACCCGGGCTTATCTGCCGATCGCGGAAAAACGCCGTTCCATTCCTTATGGTGAGCGCGAACGGCAGTTTCAGCTCTACCGGCGCGGCCGTTATGTGGAGTTTAATCTGGTGTGGGATCGCGGCACACTTTTCGGTTTACAGAGCGGCGGGCGGACCGAATCCATCCTTATGTCGATGCCGCCGCTGGTGCGCTGGGAATATGACTACCAACCGCAGGCCGGTTCTCCGGAAGCCGCACTGAGTGATTTTCTTATCCCCCGCGACTGGGTCTGATAACCCTTCACAGTGTGCTGACTGAAAAGCAGGCTGATAGTCTGCTGCGGTAAATATTTTTCTCCGTAAAGATGGTCATTCCAACCACAGGAGAACCGCCTATGTCAGCACATGCCCCGCGCTATTCATTTTTACCGCCCTGGATCCTGAAAAAACGCCTGCTTCATGAAGGGGATCACGAAGAGACACAGTTATGTTATCAGCATATGCAGCGGTTGCTCGGTTACCGACGCCTGCCGGAAACAGAAATGATGCCTCTCAGTTATGCTGCTCTGCCGGAATCCGGATGTACTTCGCAGGCACACCGCCGGGTGATGCATCTGAAAAACCTGACCACCGTTCCGGACCTGTATTACCGCGAAGACCGGAAAGCAGAAAACCCACAGCCACATATGCCTGTGCGGCAGGATACAGATACCGATAATATGTTTGAGTATCTTGATATCATTTACGGTTTTTTTGATGATGTCTTTGATTACAAATCCTTTAATGACAACAATGCCACTATCTCCGCCATGACACATTACGGACGCGGCTACTGCAATGCCTTCTGGAACGGCGCACATCTGGTGTTTGGTGCCGGGGATGCCGGAATGAGCGTCACTCCCCTGTTTCTGAGTTTTGCCCAGCTGGATATCGCCACACACGAATTTTCCCACGCTGTGATTGATCACCTTTCC is a genomic window containing:
- the hemF gene encoding oxygen-dependent coproporphyrinogen oxidase, which produces MSLIVTVLKIFFLRLQDSLCGQLAACDGGAEFSEDKWQRESGGGGRSRVLKSGALFEQAGVNFSHISGDNLPPSATAHRPELAGCHYQAMGVSLVLHPHNPYVPAAHANVRFFIAEKAGSDPVWWFGGGFDLTPFYPFTEDAVHWHSVARDICTPLGEDAWPRYKKWCDDYFYLKHRSEARGIGGLFFDDLNKPGFEECFAFTRAVGNGFTRAYLPIAEKRRSIPYGERERQFQLYRRGRYVEFNLVWDRGTLFGLQSGGRTESILMSMPPLVRWEYDYQPQAGSPEAALSDFLIPRDWV
- a CDS encoding M4 family metallopeptidase, with translation MSAHAPRYSFLPPWILKKRLLHEGDHEETQLCYQHMQRLLGYRRLPETEMMPLSYAALPESGCTSQAHRRVMHLKNLTTVPDLYYREDRKAENPQPHMPVRQDTDTDNMFEYLDIIYGFFDDVFDYKSFNDNNATISAMTHYGRGYCNAFWNGAHLVFGAGDAGMSVTPLFLSFAQLDIATHEFSHAVIDHLSPLTYSHQSGALNESVCDVFTVMLGHYHRRHASHQGDWHIGRTLFNKQSGIKALRSLSSPGNAYNHPVIGKDKQVAHMRDYIELPDDPENDNGGVHCYSGIPNHAFYHFASALGGYSWEVAGQIWFDTLRRGNLPPECDFLTFARETMDIAGDNYDKDVTAVLMSAWKAVGLEP